From a single Porites lutea chromosome 10, jaPorLute2.1, whole genome shotgun sequence genomic region:
- the LOC140949427 gene encoding uncharacterized protein — protein MGQVWYIPHHGVYHPKEPGKIRVVFDCSVEFAGESLRRHLLLPDLTNTLIGVVCRFRQEPVAVMCDIVGMCHQLHVNPEHRNFLRFFWWDSGSIDSDPEECRMTVHLFGVTSSPDCPNFALKKVASDFGHLCGEEAANFLKNDFYVADGLKSVSTPEAAIALVKNTKLLCERSGFNLHKFVSNHKAVIDAIPLQDQSKDIQNLDFTKDSLPVERALGVQWCVESDALQFRVVLKDQPFTRRRILSTVSSVFDPLGLLAPLILTGKINLQGLCRDGADWDDKVPEPLRTKWERWRSDLHLLSKLKVSRCLKPEGLGELRSVELHHFSNASKDAYGQCSYLRLTNHYDQIHCSLAMAKSRVAHLKPVTIPRLELTAALVSVRIGAILRKELEYEQITEVFWTNSKVVIGYISNDARRFHTFVANRVQQIRERTSPDQ, from the coding sequence ATGGGGCAAGTGTGGTACATTCCGCACCATGGGGTGTATCACCCAAAAGAGCCAGGCAAGATAAGGGTTGTTTTCGACTGTAGTGTGGAATTTGCAGGCGAATCCCTCAGAAGACACCTCCTCCTCCCGGACCTAACAAACACCTTGATCGGCGTGGTGTGCAGATTTCGTCAAGAGCCAGTAGCTGTCATGTGCGATATCGTAGGCATGTGTCACCAGCTGCACGTCAACCCAGAGCACCGAAACTTTCTCCGCTTCTTCTGGTGGGATAGTGGCAGTATCGACAGCGACCCGGAGGAGTGCAGAATGACCGTCCATCTTTTCGGTGTGACCTCCTCACCAGACTGCCCCAACTTCGCCTTAAAGAAGGTCGCGAGTGACTTCGGACATCTATGTGGAGAAGAAGCAGCTAACTTCCTAAAGAACGATTTCTATGTGGCCGACGGCTTGAAATCCGTTTCAACACCTGAAGCAGCTATAGCCTTAGTCAAGAACACAAAGTTGCTGTGTGAAAGGAGCGGCTTTAACCTCCACAAGTTTGTTTCCAATCACAAAGCGGTAATAGACGCCATCCCTCTTCAAGATCAGTCGAAGGATATTCAGAATCTAGACTTCACCAAAGACAGCCTTCCAGTTGAGCGCGCTCTTGGCGTACAGTGGTGCGTGGAGTCAGACGCCCTCCAGTTCAGAGTCGTACTAAAGGATCAACCGTTTACGAGAAGAAGAATCCTGTCAACTGTCAGTTCTGTGTTCGATCCTCTTGGTCTGCTTGCCCCTCTGATCCTGACAGGGAAAATCAATTTGCAAGGGTTATGTCGCGACGGAGcagactgggatgacaaggttCCAGAACCATTAAGAACGAAATGGGAACGATGGAGAAGTGACCTTCACCTGCTTTCAAAGCTCAAGGTTTCCAGATGTTTAAAACCAGAAGGGTTGGGAGAACTCAGGTCCGTAGAACTGCACCATTTCTCCAATGCCAGCAAGGACGCCTATGGACAGTGCTCCTATCTTAGGCTGACAAACCACTATGATCAGATTCACTGTTCTCTTGCGATGGCTAAGTCACGTGTGGCCCACCTGAAACCTGTAACAATTCCGAGACTCGAGCTAACAGCTGCATTGGTGTCAGTAAGGATTGGTGCTATACTCCGAAAGGAACTTGAATACGAGCAAATTACCGAGGTCTTTTGGACAAATAGCAAAGTTGTAATCGGTTACATTTCCAATGATGCACGGCGCTTCCACACCTTCGTTGCCAATCGAGTCCAACAGATTAGAGAACGTACGTCACCCGACCAGTGA